A region from the Lysobacter sp. BMK333-48F3 genome encodes:
- the rph gene encoding ribonuclease PH, producing MTGPLAAPVPAPAAPVVRPSGRSAGQMREVRIERGYTRHAEGSVLVSFGQTRVLCTASVDNKVPAFLRGKGEGWVTAEYGMLPRATHTRSDREAARGKQGGRTLEIQRLIGRALRACIDRKALGERTITLDCDVLQADGGTRTAAITGAYVALVDAVRWLQARREIARDPIFGAVAAVSVGIYRGSPVLDLDYAEDSDCDTDMNVVMNDGGGFIELQGTAEGHAFRREELDGLLGLAEAGIAELIAKQREALAG from the coding sequence ATGACCGGTCCCCTCGCCGCCCCCGTTCCGGCCCCGGCCGCCCCGGTCGTCCGCCCCAGCGGGCGCAGCGCCGGGCAGATGCGCGAGGTCCGGATCGAGCGCGGCTACACCCGCCACGCCGAGGGCTCGGTGCTGGTCAGCTTCGGCCAGACCCGGGTGCTGTGCACCGCCAGCGTCGACAACAAGGTGCCGGCCTTCCTGCGCGGCAAGGGCGAGGGCTGGGTCACCGCCGAGTACGGCATGCTGCCGCGCGCCACCCACACCCGCAGCGACCGCGAGGCCGCGCGCGGCAAGCAGGGCGGCCGGACCCTGGAAATCCAGCGCCTGATCGGCCGCGCCCTGCGCGCCTGCATCGACCGCAAGGCACTCGGCGAGCGCACCATCACCCTGGACTGCGACGTGCTGCAGGCCGACGGCGGCACCCGCACCGCCGCGATCACCGGCGCCTATGTGGCCCTGGTCGACGCGGTGCGCTGGCTGCAGGCGCGGCGCGAGATCGCCCGCGACCCGATCTTCGGCGCGGTCGCCGCGGTCTCGGTCGGGATCTACCGCGGGTCGCCGGTGCTGGACCTGGACTACGCCGAGGACAGCGACTGCGACACCGACATGAACGTAGTCATGAACGACGGCGGCGGCTTCATCGAGCTGCAGGGCACCGCCGAGGGCCATGCGTTCCGGCGCGAGGAGCTCGACGGCCTGCTCGGCCTGGCCGAAGCCGGCATCGCCGAACTGATCGCCAAGCAGCGCGAGGCGCTGGCCGGCTGA
- a CDS encoding PilZ domain-containing protein, with amino-acid sequence MNDPFRRARRRRIADTVQVVDTMTETVIGHLGNLSESGMMLIASAPLTEDALYQLRFDLRDAPQQPPIEVGAHLLWQDRASMPGQTWAGFRFICMPENGMAHLRRWLDTPGGTYE; translated from the coding sequence ATGAACGATCCTTTCCGCCGCGCCCGCCGGCGCCGCATCGCCGACACCGTGCAGGTGGTCGACACCATGACCGAAACCGTGATCGGCCACCTGGGCAATCTGTCCGAGAGCGGCATGATGCTGATCGCCAGCGCGCCGCTGACCGAGGACGCGCTGTACCAGCTGCGTTTCGACCTGCGCGACGCCCCGCAGCAGCCGCCGATCGAAGTCGGCGCGCACCTGTTGTGGCAGGACCGCGCCAGCATGCCCGGCCAGACCTGGGCCGGCTTCCGCTTCATCTGCATGCCGGAGAACGGCATGGCCCATCTGCGGCGCTGGCTGGATACGCCCGGGGGCACTTACGAGTGA
- a CDS encoding VOC family protein encodes MHRTLGCLTLVVGDYDQAIAYYTQRLGFVLLEDTDRGGGKRWVRVAPSAQAETALLLARADGDAQRARVGDQTGGRVGFFLHTDDFARDHAAMLAQGVRFLESPRVETYGTVAVFEDLYGNRWDLLELKA; translated from the coding sequence ATGCATCGCACCCTAGGCTGCCTGACCCTGGTGGTCGGCGACTACGACCAGGCCATCGCCTACTACACCCAGCGCCTGGGCTTCGTCCTGCTCGAGGACACCGACCGCGGCGGCGGCAAGCGCTGGGTGCGGGTCGCGCCCAGCGCGCAGGCCGAAACCGCGCTGCTGCTGGCGCGCGCCGACGGCGACGCGCAGCGCGCCCGGGTCGGCGACCAGACCGGCGGCCGGGTCGGGTTCTTCCTGCACACCGACGACTTCGCCCGCGACCACGCCGCGATGCTCGCCCAGGGCGTGCGCTTCCTGGAATCTCCCCGCGTCGAGACCTACGGCACGGTCGCCGTTTTCGAAGATCTGTACGGTAACCGCTGGGATTTGCTGGAACTGAAGGCATGA
- the rdgB gene encoding RdgB/HAM1 family non-canonical purine NTP pyrophosphatase: MRLVLASSNAGKLAELRDLLGDTGIELVAQTDLGVEDIEETGSTFVENALLKARHASAVTGLPALADDSGICVDALGGAPGLYSARYAGRHGDAQANIDKLLGALHGVPDEQRSAHFYAVIVLLRHAGDPRPIIAEGVWNGRILHARQGERGFGYQPVFFDTEYAVSAGEIEDELKNRVSHRARALAALRARLPELRG; encoded by the coding sequence ATGAGATTAGTGCTGGCCAGCAGCAACGCCGGCAAATTGGCGGAGCTGCGCGACCTGCTCGGCGACACCGGGATCGAATTGGTGGCGCAAACGGATCTGGGGGTCGAAGACATCGAGGAAACCGGCAGCACTTTCGTCGAGAACGCGCTGCTCAAGGCCCGTCATGCCTCGGCGGTCACCGGCCTGCCGGCGCTGGCCGACGACTCGGGCATCTGCGTCGACGCGCTCGGCGGCGCCCCCGGCCTGTACTCGGCCCGCTACGCCGGCCGCCACGGCGACGCCCAGGCCAACATCGACAAGCTGCTCGGCGCCCTGCACGGGGTGCCGGACGAGCAGCGCAGCGCGCATTTCTACGCGGTCATCGTCCTGCTGCGCCATGCCGGCGACCCGCGCCCGATCATCGCCGAAGGGGTCTGGAACGGCCGCATCCTGCACGCCCGCCAGGGCGAGCGCGGCTTCGGCTACCAGCCGGTGTTCTTCGACACCGAATACGCCGTGTCCGCCGGCGAGATCGAGGACGAACTCAAGAACCGGGTCAGCCACCGCGCCCGCGCCCTGGCCGCGCTGCGCGCGCGCCTGCCGGAGCTGCGCGGGTGA
- the hemW gene encoding radical SAM family heme chaperone HemW, with the protein MSTPPLSLYVHLPWCVRKCPYCDFNSHEGRGPLPFQAYVDALIADLEHDLPLVWGRPVHSVFFGGGTPSLFPPEFVDRFLQAAAARLRLAPGCEITLETNPGTAEHGRFELYRAAGVNRLSFGIQSFDDDCLRRLGRIHDSAEAEAAVKLAQDAGFDNLNLDLMYALPGQSLAMAERDLERAFALQPAHISHYQLTLEPNTVFAARPPQGIPDEDGAWDIQEHCQALLAAQGYAQYEVSAYAREGRRCAHNLNYWRYGDYLGIGAGAHGKITLGAEQAILRRWKHKHPTQYLAAAGSAAAIGGDDRIGPERRPFEYMLNLLRLVEGFALSDFEARTGLPRAAIATQLAQAADAGWLECDGERVRPTELGRRFTNDVVALFLAE; encoded by the coding sequence CTGAGCACCCCGCCGCTGTCGCTGTACGTGCATCTGCCCTGGTGCGTACGCAAATGCCCCTACTGCGACTTCAACTCGCACGAGGGCCGCGGCCCGCTGCCGTTCCAGGCCTATGTCGACGCCCTGATCGCCGACCTGGAGCACGACCTGCCGCTGGTCTGGGGCCGGCCGGTGCACAGCGTGTTCTTCGGCGGCGGCACCCCGAGCCTGTTCCCGCCGGAATTCGTCGACCGCTTCCTGCAGGCCGCCGCCGCCCGCCTGCGCTTGGCGCCTGGCTGCGAGATCACCCTGGAGACCAACCCCGGCACCGCCGAGCACGGCCGCTTCGAGCTGTACCGGGCGGCCGGGGTCAACCGGCTCAGCTTCGGCATCCAGAGCTTCGACGACGACTGCCTGCGCCGGCTGGGCCGGATCCACGACAGCGCCGAGGCCGAGGCCGCGGTCAAGCTGGCCCAGGACGCCGGCTTCGACAATCTCAACCTGGACCTGATGTACGCCCTGCCCGGGCAAAGCCTGGCGATGGCCGAACGCGACCTGGAACGCGCCTTCGCCCTGCAGCCGGCGCACATCTCGCACTACCAGCTGACCCTGGAGCCCAACACCGTGTTCGCGGCGCGGCCGCCGCAGGGCATTCCGGACGAGGACGGCGCCTGGGACATCCAGGAACACTGCCAGGCCCTGCTGGCCGCGCAGGGCTACGCCCAGTACGAAGTCAGCGCTTACGCCCGCGAGGGCCGGCGCTGCGCGCACAACCTCAACTACTGGCGTTACGGCGACTACCTGGGCATCGGCGCCGGCGCCCACGGCAAGATCACCCTCGGCGCCGAGCAGGCCATCCTGCGGCGCTGGAAGCACAAGCATCCGACCCAGTACCTGGCCGCCGCCGGCAGCGCCGCGGCGATCGGCGGCGACGACCGGATCGGCCCGGAACGACGCCCATTCGAGTACATGCTGAACCTGCTGCGCCTGGTCGAAGGCTTCGCCCTGAGCGACTTCGAGGCCCGCACCGGGCTGCCCCGGGCCGCGATCGCGACCCAGTTGGCGCAAGCGGCGGACGCCGGCTGGCTGGAATGCGACGGCGAGCGGGTCCGTCCGACCGAACTCGGCCGTCGCTTCACCAACGACGTGGTGGCGTTGTTCCTGGCCGAGTAG
- a CDS encoding DUF1631 family protein, producing the protein MPATFDPLDASPPRPTLATAALPRRVRRALEQLYALISDETAPPLERVLAEFEQQLFRQADQARLASVQAGYLETLRLVRLRRADLIPRFLVLLEAALTRVREPAPRAVKAGTPSFGDLRLLDDSEIDEDTVLRNIAVRQESRSSLGLMLLGQRFGVLAGGPAFDAERLPVGPHRLGRIFAEACQPLQIGLDSRLDLYRVFDQQLMPGYAHLVEQMNALLARENVLPGLSFVPLRTTRERPAAAPAAADQAADKPRAQPAEAAPAAAQPRPHTAWLGQRSEAAAAAERASDEFATLQRWLDERRGLVDRLRPRIPGQPPTAIAMDTGEVLDALTQADRELPRGEQSLRKISELRQALLGRAQAGTSLSRDDGDVFELMDLLYGEIEQRLRGDSNISALLNRLQAPLLHAALRDHSLLGQQGNPALQLLNTVAEAGARWTPNDEVDPQLLEPLHRAVDHVATHLSDGEAAFDYANQRLQEQLQALNRKAEVTERRHVEAARGKEKLELAKRRANETIEQHSAGQRLPRFVQSLLSQAWADVLTLTWLRHGEDSEAWRRQIEITGQIVGANNGEAGPPAPAGLEADIEHALGLVGYHAEDGRAIAHQLSLGAAPGDDAASRTELAMKLRARGRLGEDAGPTRGTLPSRNEDEQRCWEQIRTLPFGSWFEFVQNQQGDVVRRRLSWFSTVTDNALFVNQRGQRVGEQSLDSLARMMARDQARVVAAERSSLVDRAWHAALDLLRGFGAKTHDAGGGA; encoded by the coding sequence ATGCCAGCCACGTTCGACCCTTTGGACGCCTCGCCGCCGCGGCCCACCCTGGCCACGGCCGCCCTGCCGCGTCGCGTGCGCCGGGCGCTGGAACAGTTGTACGCCCTGATCAGCGACGAGACCGCGCCGCCGCTGGAGCGGGTCCTGGCCGAGTTCGAGCAACAGCTGTTCCGCCAGGCCGACCAGGCCCGCCTGGCCAGCGTGCAGGCGGGCTATCTGGAAACCCTGCGCCTGGTGCGTCTGCGCCGCGCCGACCTGATCCCGCGTTTCCTGGTCCTGCTGGAAGCCGCCCTGACCCGGGTGCGCGAACCGGCGCCGCGCGCGGTCAAGGCGGGCACGCCGAGCTTCGGCGACCTGCGCCTGCTCGACGACAGCGAAATCGACGAAGACACCGTGCTGCGCAACATCGCGGTGCGCCAGGAGTCTCGGTCCAGCCTGGGGCTGATGCTGCTCGGCCAGCGCTTCGGGGTGTTGGCCGGCGGCCCGGCGTTCGATGCCGAACGCCTGCCGGTCGGCCCGCACCGGCTGGGCCGGATCTTCGCCGAGGCCTGCCAGCCGCTGCAGATCGGGCTGGATTCGCGCCTGGACCTGTACCGGGTGTTCGACCAGCAGCTGATGCCGGGCTACGCCCATCTGGTCGAACAGATGAACGCCCTGCTGGCGCGCGAGAACGTATTGCCCGGCCTGTCGTTCGTGCCCTTGCGAACCACCCGCGAACGCCCCGCCGCCGCTCCCGCCGCGGCCGATCAGGCCGCCGATAAGCCGCGCGCCCAGCCGGCCGAGGCCGCACCGGCCGCCGCCCAGCCGCGTCCGCATACCGCCTGGCTCGGCCAGCGCAGCGAGGCGGCGGCCGCAGCCGAACGCGCCAGCGACGAATTCGCCACCCTGCAGCGCTGGCTCGACGAGCGCCGCGGCCTGGTCGACCGGCTGCGCCCGCGCATTCCGGGCCAGCCGCCGACCGCGATCGCGATGGACACCGGCGAAGTGCTCGACGCGCTGACCCAGGCCGATCGGGAACTGCCGCGCGGCGAGCAGTCCTTGCGCAAGATCTCCGAGCTGCGCCAGGCCCTGCTCGGCCGCGCCCAGGCCGGCACCTCGCTGTCGCGCGACGACGGCGACGTGTTCGAGCTGATGGACCTGCTCTACGGCGAGATCGAACAACGCCTGCGCGGCGATTCCAACATCTCCGCCCTGCTCAACCGCCTGCAGGCGCCGCTGCTGCACGCCGCGCTGCGCGATCATTCGCTGCTCGGCCAACAGGGCAATCCGGCGCTGCAACTGCTCAACACCGTCGCCGAGGCCGGCGCGCGCTGGACCCCGAACGACGAGGTCGACCCGCAGTTGCTCGAGCCGCTGCACCGCGCGGTCGACCACGTCGCCACCCATCTGAGCGACGGCGAGGCCGCGTTCGACTACGCCAACCAACGCCTGCAGGAACAGTTGCAGGCGCTCAACCGCAAGGCCGAGGTCACCGAGCGGCGCCATGTCGAGGCCGCGCGCGGCAAGGAAAAGCTCGAGCTGGCCAAGCGCCGCGCCAACGAGACCATCGAACAGCACAGCGCCGGCCAGCGCCTGCCGCGTTTCGTCCAGAGCCTGCTCAGCCAGGCCTGGGCCGACGTGCTGACCCTGACCTGGCTGCGCCACGGCGAAGATTCCGAGGCTTGGCGCCGCCAGATCGAGATCACCGGGCAGATCGTCGGCGCCAACAACGGCGAAGCCGGCCCGCCGGCGCCGGCGGGGCTGGAAGCCGACATCGAGCACGCGCTGGGCCTGGTCGGCTACCACGCCGAAGACGGGCGCGCGATCGCCCACCAGCTCAGCCTCGGCGCCGCGCCCGGCGACGACGCCGCCTCGCGCACCGAACTGGCGATGAAACTGCGCGCGCGCGGCCGGCTGGGCGAAGACGCCGGACCGACGCGCGGCACCCTGCCGTCGCGCAACGAAGACGAGCAACGCTGCTGGGAGCAGATCCGGACCCTGCCGTTCGGCAGCTGGTTCGAGTTCGTGCAGAACCAGCAGGGCGACGTGGTTCGGCGGCGCCTGTCCTGGTTCAGCACCGTCACCGACAACGCCCTGTTCGTGAACCAGCGCGGCCAGCGCGTCGGCGAGCAATCGCTGGACAGCCTGGCGCGGATGATGGCGCGCGACCAGGCCCGGGTCGTCGCCGCCGAACGCAGCAGCCTGGTCGATCGCGCCTGGCATGCGGCCCTGGACCTGCTGCGCGGATTCGGCGCCAAGACCCACGATGCCGGAGGCGGCGCATGA
- the pepQ gene encoding Xaa-Pro dipeptidase, whose protein sequence is MTASDRSADPSVLYASHVAELQRRAETALARGGFDHLVVPSGTLHYQVFDDRDYPYAVNPQFKAWVPLVRNPGSWLVFTPGARPKLVYLQPFDYWHVVPQAPSGWWVEHFEVIVIREPQQALAYLPADAARCAILGEPLSALGAFVPNNPQPVIDYLEYHRAFKTPYEVAMMREATRKGVRAHRAAEAAFRAGASEFDIHLAYCAAARQDANELPYGNIVALNQNGAVLHYMELDREAPAQSRSFLIDAGASHVGYACDITRTYAADRDGEFQALIDAVDGAQRRMCDQVRAGFDYKQLHLDAHLALAGILKDFGVLKTTPEAAVANGVSAVFFPHGIGHGIGLQVHEVAGFAASDRGGRIDKPAGHPYLRLTRVLEPGMAVTIEPGLYFVDLLLQGLEQGEHAGDVDWKRIEQLRPYGGIRIEDDVVCTEAAPLNLTREEFAA, encoded by the coding sequence ATGACCGCCTCCGATCGCTCCGCCGACCCGTCCGTCCTGTACGCCTCGCACGTCGCCGAACTGCAACGCCGCGCCGAAACCGCGCTGGCGCGCGGCGGCTTCGATCATCTGGTCGTGCCCAGCGGCACCCTGCACTACCAGGTGTTCGACGATCGCGACTATCCGTACGCGGTCAATCCGCAGTTCAAGGCCTGGGTGCCGCTGGTGCGCAATCCCGGCAGCTGGCTGGTGTTCACCCCGGGCGCCAGGCCCAAGCTGGTCTACCTGCAGCCGTTCGACTACTGGCACGTGGTGCCGCAGGCGCCGAGCGGCTGGTGGGTCGAGCACTTCGAGGTGATCGTGATCCGCGAGCCGCAGCAGGCGCTGGCGTACCTGCCCGCCGACGCCGCGCGTTGCGCGATCCTCGGCGAGCCGCTCAGCGCGCTGGGCGCGTTCGTGCCGAACAACCCGCAGCCGGTGATCGACTACCTGGAATATCACCGCGCGTTCAAGACGCCCTACGAAGTGGCGATGATGCGCGAAGCCACCCGCAAGGGCGTGCGCGCGCACCGCGCCGCCGAAGCGGCGTTCCGCGCCGGCGCCAGCGAGTTCGACATCCACCTGGCCTACTGCGCCGCCGCGCGCCAGGACGCCAACGAACTGCCCTACGGCAACATCGTCGCCTTGAACCAGAACGGCGCGGTGCTGCACTACATGGAACTCGACCGCGAGGCGCCGGCGCAATCGCGCAGCTTCCTGATCGATGCCGGCGCCAGCCATGTCGGCTACGCCTGCGACATCACCCGCACCTACGCCGCCGATCGCGACGGCGAGTTCCAGGCCCTGATCGACGCGGTCGACGGCGCGCAACGGCGCATGTGCGACCAGGTCCGCGCCGGCTTCGACTACAAGCAACTGCACCTGGACGCGCACCTGGCCCTGGCCGGCATCCTCAAGGACTTCGGCGTGCTCAAGACCACGCCCGAGGCGGCGGTGGCCAACGGCGTCAGCGCGGTGTTCTTCCCGCACGGCATCGGCCACGGCATCGGCCTGCAGGTGCACGAAGTGGCCGGCTTCGCCGCCTCCGACCGCGGCGGCCGGATCGACAAGCCGGCCGGGCATCCCTACCTGCGCCTGACCCGCGTGCTCGAGCCGGGCATGGCGGTGACGATCGAACCGGGCCTGTACTTCGTCGACCTGCTGCTGCAGGGCCTCGAGCAGGGCGAACACGCCGGCGACGTCGACTGGAAGCGGATCGAGCAACTGCGCCCGTACGGCGGCATCCGCATCGAAGACGACGTGGTCTGCACCGAAGCCGCGCCGCTCAACCTGACCCGCGAAGAATTCGCCGCGTGA
- a CDS encoding short chain dehydrogenase, with translation MKILIVGATGTLGRAIAERLAPKHQILAAGRSSADYPVDITDDASVEALFARTGKIDAIVSAAGSLHFGPLPDMRPEQFAIGLNDKLLGQVRLALLGQHYLNDGGSITLTSGSVSEEPIRAGANASAVNRALEGFAQGAACELQRGLRINVVSPTLLTESLEAYGDFFPGFGTVTAAQAALAYQRSVEGVQSGRVYKVW, from the coding sequence ATGAAGATCCTCATCGTCGGCGCCACCGGCACCCTGGGCCGAGCCATCGCCGAACGGCTCGCGCCGAAGCACCAGATCCTCGCCGCCGGCCGCAGCAGCGCCGACTATCCGGTCGACATCACCGACGATGCCAGCGTCGAGGCCTTGTTCGCGCGCACCGGCAAGATCGACGCGATCGTATCGGCGGCCGGTTCGCTGCATTTCGGGCCGTTGCCGGACATGCGCCCGGAGCAGTTCGCGATCGGTCTCAACGACAAACTGCTCGGCCAGGTACGCCTGGCCTTGCTCGGTCAGCACTACCTCAACGACGGCGGTTCGATCACCCTGACCAGCGGCAGCGTCTCGGAGGAGCCGATCCGCGCCGGCGCCAACGCCAGCGCGGTCAACCGGGCGCTGGAAGGCTTCGCCCAGGGCGCGGCCTGCGAATTGCAGCGCGGTCTGCGCATCAACGTGGTCAGCCCGACTCTGTTGACCGAGTCGCTGGAAGCGTACGGGGATTTCTTCCCGGGCTTCGGCACGGTGACCGCCGCGCAGGCGGCGCTGGCCTATCAGCGCAGCGTCGAAGGCGTGCAGAGCGGGCGGGTGTACAAGGTCTGGTGA